Proteins found in one Flavobacterium channae genomic segment:
- a CDS encoding branched-chain amino acid aminotransferase produces the protein MELKTLNEIEIISAPVSKINQVDFENLTFGNVFTDHMLVCDYVNGAWQKPVIEPYAPFSIEPSARVFHYGQAIFEGMKAYKDEQDDVWLFRPDQNFDRFNKSAVRMAMPEVPEDVFLGGLHRLLEIEKEWVKKGKGNTLYIRPFMIATGHGVIAAPSQEYRFMIILSPARAYYSGEVKVLIAEHYSRAANGGIGAAKAAGNYSAQFYPTKLANEQGFQQIIWTDDATHTKLEEAGTMNVFFRINDTLYTAPTSERILDGVTRKSVIELAKRENINVEVRSVLVAELVAAAKDGSLKEIFGAGTAAVINPIVGFSYLGEYFELPKLENSMALDIKEKLTNIQYKLAEDTFGWTVKI, from the coding sequence ATGGAATTAAAAACTTTAAACGAAATTGAAATTATTTCGGCTCCAGTATCAAAAATCAATCAAGTAGATTTTGAAAACTTAACCTTTGGTAATGTTTTTACAGATCATATGTTAGTGTGTGATTATGTTAATGGTGCTTGGCAAAAACCTGTTATTGAACCTTATGCTCCTTTTTCTATAGAACCATCGGCTAGAGTTTTTCATTACGGACAAGCTATTTTTGAAGGAATGAAAGCTTACAAAGACGAGCAAGATGATGTTTGGTTATTTAGACCAGATCAAAATTTTGATCGTTTCAACAAAAGTGCTGTGAGAATGGCAATGCCAGAAGTTCCTGAAGATGTCTTTTTAGGAGGATTACACCGTTTATTAGAAATTGAAAAAGAATGGGTTAAAAAAGGAAAAGGAAATACGTTATACATCCGTCCTTTTATGATTGCTACTGGTCATGGAGTAATTGCAGCACCATCTCAAGAATATCGTTTTATGATTATTTTATCTCCAGCAAGAGCTTATTATTCTGGAGAAGTTAAAGTACTTATCGCTGAACATTATAGTAGAGCAGCAAATGGAGGAATCGGAGCAGCTAAAGCAGCCGGTAATTATTCTGCGCAATTTTACCCAACTAAATTGGCTAACGAGCAAGGTTTTCAACAAATCATTTGGACAGATGATGCTACACATACTAAATTAGAAGAAGCAGGAACTATGAATGTTTTCTTTAGAATTAATGATACTTTATACACGGCTCCTACTAGCGAAAGAATTTTAGATGGTGTTACTCGTAAAAGCGTTATTGAATTAGCAAAAAGAGAAAATATCAATGTAGAAGTTCGTTCTGTTTTAGTTGCTGAGTTAGTAGCAGCTGCAAAAGATGGTTCTTTAAAAGAAATTTTTGGAGCTGGAACAGCAGCAGTTATTAATCCAATTGTAGGATTTTCATATTTAGGTGAGTATTTTGAATTACCAAAATTAGAAAACTCAATGGCATTAGACATTAAAGAGAAACTTACTAACATTCAATACAAATTAGCTGAAGACACTTTTGGTTGGACAGTAAAAATATAA
- a CDS encoding DUF4920 domain-containing protein yields the protein MKKIQFILAILAILSTFQVEAQKTTKPSAQNVSGYASFGEKFAVGKVLSKEEMLKKYKNLKKGDSIPVQFKTTINSVCKKKGCWMKLDLGKGESSFVKFKDYGFFVPLNSDGSEVIVKGYAFVDVVTVDELKHYAKDAGKSKDEIAKITKPEITYSFTATGVYIKK from the coding sequence ATGAAAAAAATACAATTTATTTTAGCTATTCTAGCAATTTTATCTACATTTCAGGTAGAAGCACAAAAAACTACTAAACCTTCAGCTCAAAATGTATCGGGTTATGCTTCATTTGGAGAAAAGTTTGCAGTAGGAAAAGTTCTTTCTAAAGAAGAAATGTTGAAAAAGTATAAAAATCTTAAAAAAGGAGATTCTATACCAGTACAATTTAAAACAACTATCAATTCTGTTTGTAAGAAAAAAGGATGTTGGATGAAATTAGATTTAGGTAAAGGAGAATCATCTTTTGTGAAATTTAAAGATTACGGTTTTTTCGTTCCTTTAAATTCTGATGGAAGTGAAGTTATTGTAAAAGGATATGCTTTTGTTGATGTAGTTACAGTTGATGAGCTAAAACATTATGCGAAAGATGCTGGAAAATCTAAAGATGAAATTGCAAAAATTACGAAACCAGAAATTACATATTCATTTACTGCAACAGGTGTTTACATTAAAAAATAA
- a CDS encoding SsrA-binding protein, whose product MYKILAKLNKLLLPSFTKRGLDPIKAKKWQKAIIAYRYWVTVKSLD is encoded by the coding sequence ATGTATAAAATACTAGCCAAGTTAAATAAATTGTTGTTACCAAGTTTTACTAAACGTGGACTAGACCCTATAAAAGCAAAAAAATGGCAAAAAGCTATAATTGCTTATCGTTATTGGGTAACGGTAAAATCTTTAGATTAG
- a CDS encoding MDR family MFS transporter yields the protein MLQRAFNKYIDNFRGFSREIWILTLITFINRAGTMVLPFLSKYLREDLHFTYDQVKWVLISFGLGSIIGSWLGGKLSDKIGFYKIMIFSLLSSGLAFFGLQFVKTFEGLVVAMFCIMVIADMFRPAMFVSLGAYAKPENRTRALTLVRLAINLGFAAGPALGGLLIMTVGYKGLFWVDGATCILAISIFWILVKEKKKSKYTDKEHPGEILTHSVFKDKPFWIFLSGTIITGVLFFQLFTTIPLYHKEQFNLSEFQTGLLLTLNGVLVFFLEMPIVSYIERNKIDKLKVITFGCLAMAISMYLLLINQWAGILIIMMLFMTFAEMFAFPFSNSFAMSRAPKGHEGRYMAIFTMCYSTAHILSAEAGMEMIDLFSYKHNWFFMGTLGIIGVVLFIWTSRLVKKEPPHNI from the coding sequence ATGTTACAACGCGCATTTAACAAATACATCGATAATTTCAGAGGATTTTCTCGTGAAATTTGGATACTTACCCTAATTACATTTATAAACAGAGCAGGAACAATGGTACTTCCTTTCTTATCTAAGTATTTGAGAGAAGATTTGCATTTTACCTACGATCAAGTTAAATGGGTTTTAATAAGTTTTGGATTAGGTTCCATTATTGGCTCTTGGTTAGGAGGAAAATTATCAGATAAGATTGGATTTTATAAAATCATGATTTTCAGTTTGCTTTCGAGCGGTTTGGCATTTTTTGGTTTACAATTTGTCAAAACTTTTGAAGGTTTAGTAGTTGCTATGTTTTGTATTATGGTTATTGCCGATATGTTCAGACCCGCTATGTTTGTATCGCTTGGTGCTTATGCAAAACCCGAAAATAGAACACGCGCATTAACTTTAGTACGTTTAGCAATTAATTTAGGATTTGCTGCTGGACCAGCTCTTGGTGGTTTACTAATTATGACCGTTGGTTACAAAGGTTTGTTTTGGGTTGATGGAGCAACATGTATTTTGGCTATATCAATATTTTGGATTTTAGTTAAAGAGAAAAAGAAATCAAAATATACTGATAAAGAACATCCCGGAGAAATACTTACACATTCTGTTTTTAAAGACAAACCATTCTGGATATTTTTAAGTGGAACTATAATAACCGGTGTTTTATTTTTCCAATTATTCACCACTATTCCGCTATATCACAAAGAACAGTTCAACCTAAGTGAATTTCAAACCGGTTTACTTTTAACACTTAATGGTGTTTTAGTTTTCTTTTTAGAAATGCCAATTGTTAGTTATATCGAACGTAATAAAATAGACAAATTAAAAGTCATCACTTTTGGTTGTTTGGCTATGGCAATTAGCATGTATTTACTTCTAATAAATCAATGGGCAGGAATTTTAATCATCATGATGTTATTCATGACGTTTGCTGAAATGTTTGCTTTCCCTTTTTCCAACTCCTTTGCCATGAGTAGAGCTCCAAAAGGTCATGAAGGTCGTTATATGGCAATTTTTACCATGTGTTATAGTACCGCTCATATTTTAAGTGCCGAAGCCGGAATGGAAATGATTGATTTATTTAGCTATAAACACAATTGGTTTTTTATGGGAACACTAGGAATTATTGGCGTTGTACTTTTCATTTGGACAAGTAGATTGGTAAAAAAAGAACCTCCTCACAATATATAA
- a CDS encoding GyrI-like domain-containing protein — protein sequence MRILKYILLLLLLFSVAFLVFVATQQSEYKVVRSKEIKISKDIVYNFVSDSTSLIDWNPWDKDNSNFSNKKLVPSDTIIQDITVSGKKNASIMRFQKTKNGALITWELTGKLDFNLKLLSVLKGGVNNVLGNKLEKGLNNIDNYLVKELSTYKIKIHGLVTKHATNYIQQIDTCSFDDFQKVSKTMLQNMMSFVEKNEIIITGLPFITYNTWDKKTKTTIFSMCVPVEEEILTTPGSEISGGHFDEFLAVKTTLTGDYSHSQEAWDKTLNYIKSKKLVEDLEATNIEIYKVSLPKERKPSKWITEIYIPVKKRIYVPKPKTETTEEGAATPTENTTPTE from the coding sequence ATGAGAATTTTAAAATACATACTACTATTATTACTGCTATTTAGCGTAGCATTTTTAGTATTCGTTGCTACCCAGCAGAGCGAATACAAAGTAGTACGTTCTAAAGAAATTAAAATTTCAAAGGACATTGTTTATAATTTCGTTTCCGATAGCACTTCTTTAATCGATTGGAATCCTTGGGATAAAGACAATTCTAATTTTTCAAATAAGAAATTAGTTCCAAGTGATACCATTATACAAGACATAACTGTTTCTGGTAAAAAAAATGCATCCATAATGCGTTTTCAAAAAACAAAAAATGGTGCTCTGATTACTTGGGAATTAACAGGAAAATTAGATTTCAATTTAAAACTTTTAAGCGTTTTAAAAGGTGGCGTTAATAATGTACTTGGAAATAAATTAGAAAAAGGATTAAACAACATTGATAATTATTTAGTCAAAGAATTATCAACTTATAAGATTAAAATTCACGGATTAGTAACTAAACACGCTACTAACTATATTCAGCAAATTGACACTTGTTCTTTTGACGATTTTCAGAAAGTATCTAAAACTATGTTACAAAATATGATGTCGTTTGTTGAAAAGAATGAAATCATAATCACAGGATTGCCTTTTATTACTTACAACACTTGGGATAAAAAGACAAAGACAACTATATTTTCTATGTGTGTTCCTGTGGAAGAAGAAATTCTAACAACACCTGGTAGTGAAATTTCAGGAGGACATTTTGATGAATTTTTAGCTGTAAAAACTACTTTAACTGGAGATTATTCTCACAGTCAGGAAGCTTGGGATAAAACCTTAAATTACATTAAATCAAAAAAATTAGTTGAGGATTTAGAAGCAACGAATATTGAAATTTATAAAGTAAGTTTACCGAAAGAACGTAAACCTTCTAAATGGATTACTGAAATCTATATTCCTGTTAAAAAACGTATTTATGTTCCTAAACCTAAAACAGAAACTACAGAAGAAGGTGCTGCTACTCCAACCGAAAATACAACACCAACAGAATAA
- the mnmD gene encoding tRNA (5-methylaminomethyl-2-thiouridine)(34)-methyltransferase MnmD translates to MKREVIITDDGSTTIRIPEWDENYHSTHGAIQEAKHVFIKNGLDLFKEHEAVAILEIGFGTGLNAFITFLETIDKKKIEYVGVEAYPVVPEEILQMNYVSELQANQYQDVFNKMHSCDWEKQQVISSNFHLTKRKQFFQDIEDKNKFDLIYFDAFGFPLQPELWSEAIFKKMFDALLPKGTLVTYACRSSIKNAMLSVGFSIEKLPGAPGKREMLRATKNI, encoded by the coding sequence ATGAAAAGAGAAGTTATAATTACCGATGATGGTTCTACAACAATAAGAATTCCTGAGTGGGATGAAAATTATCATTCAACACATGGAGCAATTCAAGAAGCCAAACATGTTTTTATTAAAAACGGATTGGATTTATTTAAAGAACATGAAGCTGTTGCTATTTTGGAAATTGGTTTTGGTACTGGTTTAAATGCATTTATTACTTTTTTAGAAACAATTGATAAGAAAAAAATAGAATATGTTGGAGTAGAGGCTTATCCCGTTGTTCCTGAAGAAATTTTGCAAATGAATTATGTTTCTGAATTACAAGCGAATCAATACCAAGATGTTTTTAATAAAATGCATTCTTGCGATTGGGAAAAACAGCAAGTCATTTCAAGCAATTTTCATTTAACTAAGAGAAAACAGTTTTTTCAAGATATTGAAGATAAAAACAAATTCGATTTGATTTATTTTGATGCTTTTGGATTTCCATTACAACCCGAATTGTGGAGTGAAGCTATTTTTAAGAAGATGTTTGATGCTCTTTTACCAAAAGGAACACTTGTTACTTACGCGTGTCGTTCATCGATTAAGAATGCTATGCTAAGTGTCGGATTTTCAATCGAGAAACTGCCCGGAGCTCCAGGAAAACGTGAAATGCTTCGAGCAACAAAGAATATATGA
- a CDS encoding TatD family hydrolase, producing MTKFINLHTHKFSNLADVIEVVNQYPWEFDAGIPNYSIGIHPWYIDENRLESDLEMIKQKLQLSECLALGECGLDKRIEIPLEVQISVFKKQLDIVKQTNKPIVLHCVAAYDEVVAIKKEMKIENPMIIHGFSKNEQVAKSLLNNGFYLSFGKYLLRNPDLEKVFTFAPENQILLETDTIEESIYQVYEKAASIKQISVEKMKTIVFTNYLKIFS from the coding sequence ATGACTAAGTTTATCAATTTGCATACGCACAAATTTTCAAACCTTGCAGATGTAATTGAGGTTGTGAATCAATACCCATGGGAATTTGATGCTGGTATTCCTAATTATTCAATAGGGATTCATCCTTGGTATATCGATGAAAATCGTTTGGAATCTGATTTGGAAATGATCAAACAAAAACTGCAATTAAGCGAATGTTTGGCACTTGGTGAATGTGGTTTGGATAAACGAATAGAAATTCCGTTAGAAGTACAAATTTCGGTTTTTAAAAAGCAATTAGATATTGTAAAACAAACAAATAAACCCATTGTGTTGCATTGTGTTGCGGCTTATGATGAAGTTGTAGCAATTAAAAAAGAAATGAAAATTGAGAACCCAATGATAATTCATGGATTTTCTAAAAATGAACAAGTGGCAAAATCACTTTTAAATAATGGTTTTTATCTTTCGTTTGGAAAATACTTACTTCGTAATCCAGATTTAGAAAAAGTATTTACCTTTGCACCCGAAAATCAAATTTTATTAGAAACGGATACAATTGAAGAATCGATTTATCAAGTATATGAAAAAGCAGCTTCGATAAAACAAATTTCAGTTGAGAAAATGAAAACAATCGTTTTTACTAATTATTTAAAAATTTTCAGTTAA
- a CDS encoding M56 family metallopeptidase gives MENLLIYFVKANGLIILFYLMYVLFLRKETFFNSNRWYLITGLLLSLVLPLITFTKTIWIEPTPLPEVYKDAIPLTYNQTEIPKETVSIDWSIILSSAYIVIAILILVKIGIELIAFFGKIQKHNKLKNEAYTLVETNINENPFSFFRYIVINKNMFTDEEIEHILTHESIHVNQKHSFDVLLGKLFCAFFWGNPIIWLYRKSMLQNLEFIADNETFQQIENKYAYQKTLLKVVTHQHSLGITNQFYQSLIKKRIVMLNTNQSNKRNAWKYATILPLLVGFFVMFQIETVAQVKEIKIEESNYTVSSSYSSVLTKNSTDKEIKELEKTFSDEKQKLIISDIKRNKNDEIIEIKLEFSSKKNSKSKNIKIVKGDKPILPIKIFIKEDKNDEKSVGFEEVSNLVTGKYISVDESIEVDSITSGGYTIDNMVKNGKKVKLIINGKLQPENEKIKIPLDQELDVLKELDEKELKSKYNIDKKEGEVYYEFTTKKDINIKSEVEKNNSGWGIGYHVVSSDENNNNNTKEKESFTYDVSYTKTEQGDLINNIKKNKNVDAKKALIIFNDKEITYEELVKVNTKEIASSSVMTATTFALKKYGEKAKNGVIIIETKEFFEKNNPVYKEYLNSKRNSEKPKPRVITIKNGDDVVVFDGDKIKFPGYPTHYLNQLKLELRGKILEDNIDFFKNYEFEKIKDLIIIEDEMSPKEKKRIKKIIIETK, from the coding sequence ATGGAAAATTTGTTAATCTATTTCGTAAAAGCAAACGGGCTAATCATTCTGTTTTATTTGATGTATGTACTGTTTTTAAGAAAAGAAACTTTTTTTAATTCAAATCGTTGGTATTTAATAACAGGATTATTGCTTTCATTGGTTTTACCATTAATAACATTTACAAAAACTATCTGGATTGAGCCTACTCCACTTCCAGAAGTTTATAAAGATGCAATTCCTTTAACTTATAATCAAACTGAAATACCAAAAGAAACAGTTAGTATAGATTGGTCGATTATTTTGAGTTCAGCTTACATAGTAATTGCAATTTTAATTTTAGTAAAAATTGGTATCGAATTGATTGCATTCTTCGGTAAAATTCAAAAGCATAACAAACTGAAAAATGAAGCCTATACTTTAGTTGAAACCAATATTAACGAAAATCCGTTTTCATTTTTCCGATATATCGTAATCAATAAAAATATGTTTACTGATGAGGAAATTGAACACATTTTAACACACGAAAGTATTCACGTAAATCAGAAACACTCTTTTGATGTGTTACTTGGAAAACTATTTTGTGCTTTCTTTTGGGGTAACCCTATCATTTGGTTGTACCGAAAATCGATGCTTCAAAACCTAGAATTCATTGCTGATAATGAGACTTTTCAACAAATAGAAAACAAATACGCCTATCAAAAAACATTATTAAAAGTTGTGACTCATCAACACAGCTTAGGTATTACTAATCAATTTTATCAATCATTAATCAAAAAACGAATCGTTATGTTAAACACAAATCAATCAAACAAAAGAAATGCATGGAAATATGCAACAATTCTTCCTCTTTTAGTTGGCTTCTTTGTTATGTTTCAAATTGAAACCGTAGCTCAAGTAAAGGAAATAAAAATTGAAGAATCAAACTATACAGTTTCTTCAAGTTATTCATCGGTTTTAACCAAAAATAGTACAGATAAAGAAATAAAAGAATTAGAGAAAACTTTTTCTGATGAAAAACAAAAACTAATAATTTCAGATATAAAACGAAATAAAAATGATGAAATAATAGAAATCAAATTAGAATTTTCTTCAAAAAAGAATTCGAAATCTAAAAACATAAAAATTGTAAAAGGTGACAAACCAATTCTGCCAATTAAAATTTTCATAAAAGAAGACAAGAATGATGAAAAAAGTGTTGGATTTGAAGAAGTTTCAAATTTAGTTACTGGAAAATATATTTCTGTAGATGAATCAATTGAAGTCGATTCTATTACATCAGGTGGCTATACAATTGACAACATGGTAAAAAATGGAAAAAAAGTAAAATTAATTATCAATGGAAAGCTTCAACCTGAAAACGAAAAAATTAAAATCCCTTTAGACCAAGAGTTAGATGTTTTAAAAGAACTAGATGAAAAAGAATTAAAATCAAAATATAACATTGATAAAAAAGAAGGCGAAGTTTATTATGAATTTACAACTAAAAAAGATATAAATATTAAAAGTGAAGTTGAAAAAAATAACTCAGGTTGGGGAATTGGTTACCATGTCGTAAGTTCAGACGAAAATAATAACAATAACACAAAAGAAAAAGAGTCTTTCACTTATGATGTTAGTTACACAAAAACAGAACAAGGAGATCTAATTAACAATATCAAAAAAAATAAAAATGTAGATGCTAAAAAAGCATTAATAATATTTAATGATAAAGAAATCACTTATGAAGAATTAGTCAAAGTCAACACTAAAGAAATTGCCTCTTCAAGTGTAATGACAGCCACGACATTTGCACTTAAAAAATATGGTGAAAAAGCTAAAAATGGAGTAATTATAATTGAAACAAAAGAGTTCTTTGAAAAAAACAATCCTGTTTATAAAGAATACTTAAATTCAAAAAGAAACTCAGAGAAACCAAAACCAAGAGTTATAACAATAAAAAATGGTGATGATGTTGTTGTTTTTGATGGTGATAAAATTAAATTTCCGGGCTATCCTACACACTATTTAAATCAATTAAAACTAGAATTAAGAGGTAAAATCCTTGAAGACAATATTGATTTCTTTAAAAATTATGAGTTTGAAAAAATTAAAGACCTTATCATTATTGAAGATGAAATGTCTCCTAAAGAAAAGAAAAGAATCAAAAAAATAATAATTGAAACCAAATAA
- a CDS encoding LysR substrate-binding domain-containing protein: MTITQLYYVLAVAEYKNFTLAAEKCFVTQPTLSMQIQKLEDELDILIFDRSKKPILLTEVGEKIVNQAKNIVNEAGRIKDIVDQQKGYIGGEFKVGIIPTIMPTLLPMFLNNFIKKYPKVNLIIEEQTTEEIIKKLKNGHLDCAIAATPLEEENIKEIVLYYEPFVAYVPANHPSIGKKEIEIADLDLDKILLLQDGHCFRNGILNLCKNNKFITDSHFQLESGSFETLIKLADEGLGTTLLPYLHTLDLNEKSKDKLKTFKDPKPAREVSLIYPKNELKIHIINAFRDVISGVVRGAIAFSDVEIISPKSK, from the coding sequence ATGACGATTACTCAATTATATTATGTTCTGGCTGTAGCCGAATACAAAAACTTCACGTTGGCTGCAGAAAAATGCTTTGTTACTCAACCAACATTAAGCATGCAAATTCAAAAATTAGAAGATGAACTCGATATATTAATTTTTGATAGAAGTAAAAAACCTATTTTACTAACAGAGGTTGGTGAGAAGATTGTAAACCAAGCTAAAAACATTGTAAATGAAGCTGGTAGAATAAAAGATATTGTAGACCAACAAAAAGGTTACATTGGTGGTGAATTTAAAGTCGGAATAATCCCTACGATTATGCCAACATTATTACCTATGTTTTTAAATAACTTTATTAAAAAATATCCAAAAGTTAATTTAATTATTGAAGAACAAACCACCGAAGAAATAATCAAAAAACTGAAGAATGGTCATTTAGATTGTGCAATTGCAGCTACTCCGCTAGAAGAAGAAAACATTAAAGAAATAGTGCTTTATTACGAACCTTTTGTTGCTTATGTCCCGGCAAATCATCCATCAATAGGTAAAAAAGAGATTGAAATTGCTGATTTAGACTTAGATAAAATATTGCTTTTACAAGATGGTCACTGCTTTAGAAATGGTATTCTTAATCTTTGCAAAAACAATAAGTTTATAACAGATAGTCATTTTCAATTAGAAAGCGGAAGTTTTGAAACATTAATCAAATTAGCCGATGAAGGTTTAGGAACTACTCTTTTACCCTATTTACACACTTTGGACCTAAATGAAAAAAGTAAAGACAAACTAAAAACATTTAAAGATCCAAAACCTGCAAGGGAAGTTAGTTTAATTTACCCAAAAAACGAATTAAAAATCCACATCATCAATGCATTTAGAGATGTAATATCGGGTGTTGTAAGAGGGGCTATTGCTTTTAGTGATGTAGAGATAATAAGTCCTAAGTCAAAATAA
- a CDS encoding BlaI/MecI/CopY family transcriptional regulator: MQKLTNKEEEIMHILWKLKKAFVKDIMEEITEDKPHYNTLSTIVRNLEEKGYVGYNAYGKTHQYYPIVKIEDYRKTFMNTAIENYFNSSYKNLVSYFAEEEKISADELREILALIEKKK, from the coding sequence ATGCAAAAACTAACCAATAAAGAAGAAGAAATCATGCATATTTTATGGAAGCTTAAAAAAGCTTTTGTAAAAGACATCATGGAAGAAATAACAGAAGATAAACCTCATTACAATACATTATCTACGATTGTACGTAATCTTGAAGAAAAAGGGTATGTAGGATACAATGCATATGGAAAAACCCACCAATATTATCCTATTGTAAAAATTGAAGATTACCGTAAAACCTTTATGAATACAGCTATTGAAAATTATTTTAATAGTTCGTACAAAAATTTAGTTTCTTATTTCGCTGAAGAAGAAAAAATTTCAGCTGATGAACTCCGTGAAATTTTAGCATTAATCGAAAAAAAGAAATAG
- a CDS encoding DUF1684 domain-containing protein: MKKLLIFLFCSVVAFAQKDLSASEKFQTELNQSFSDSLKSPLTKEDLQHFKGLDFFSLNEKYIVEAKFVRTKKEKAFAMKTTTSRTPLYVKYGELHFTIDEKEFKLNVYQNIDLSKKPGYADYLFLPFSDLTCGKESYIGGRYVDMRMQKGKTWTIDFNKAYNPYCAYNYKYSCPIVPLENDLDIEILAGVKKYHD; encoded by the coding sequence ATGAAAAAGCTACTTATTTTCCTTTTTTGTTCGGTAGTTGCATTTGCTCAAAAAGACTTAAGTGCTTCCGAAAAATTTCAAACCGAATTAAATCAGAGTTTTTCAGATTCACTAAAAAGTCCATTAACGAAAGAAGATTTACAACATTTTAAAGGATTGGATTTTTTTTCACTAAATGAAAAATATATTGTAGAAGCCAAATTTGTTAGAACTAAAAAAGAAAAGGCTTTTGCAATGAAAACAACAACTTCACGAACTCCTTTGTATGTAAAATATGGAGAACTACATTTTACAATTGATGAAAAAGAGTTTAAATTAAACGTGTATCAGAATATTGATTTATCAAAGAAACCCGGATATGCAGATTATTTGTTCTTACCCTTTTCTGATTTAACTTGTGGAAAAGAAAGTTACATTGGCGGACGTTATGTTGACATGAGAATGCAAAAAGGTAAAACCTGGACAATTGATTTTAATAAAGCCTATAATCCCTATTGTGCTTATAATTATAAATATTCATGTCCGATTGTTCCTTTAGAAAACGATTTGGATATCGAAATTTTAGCAGGTGTAAAAAAGTATCATGACTAA
- a CDS encoding tRNA threonylcarbamoyladenosine dehydratase, with the protein MAKWKERAVLLFKEEGIQKLENANVLVVGLGGVGSFAAEFLARAGVGNMTIVDGDVVDITNINRQLPALHSTVGEPKVKIVGDRLMDINPDLKLTRIEEFLSPERAFELVTPEFDYVLDCIDSLTPKINLIVACKRKKVKVISNMGAGGKFEAEKVRVRDISKTDYCPLAKQVRKRLKSEGISSGVKVVYSFERPDYDSVKMTDGSNFKKSFYGTNSWMPALFGLHAAETVVKHLIGKVKK; encoded by the coding sequence ATGGCAAAGTGGAAAGAAAGAGCGGTTTTATTATTTAAAGAGGAAGGAATTCAAAAACTAGAAAATGCAAATGTTTTAGTTGTTGGATTAGGTGGAGTAGGGAGTTTTGCTGCCGAGTTTTTAGCACGTGCTGGAGTAGGAAATATGACAATTGTTGATGGTGATGTTGTAGATATTACAAATATTAATCGTCAATTACCAGCATTGCATAGCACTGTTGGTGAACCAAAAGTAAAGATTGTTGGTGATCGTTTAATGGATATTAATCCAGATTTGAAATTAACAAGAATTGAAGAGTTTTTATCGCCTGAACGTGCATTTGAATTGGTTACACCAGAATTTGATTATGTCTTGGATTGTATTGATAGTTTAACGCCAAAAATCAATTTGATAGTTGCATGTAAACGTAAAAAAGTAAAAGTTATCAGTAACATGGGAGCTGGTGGAAAATTCGAAGCTGAAAAAGTTAGAGTTAGAGATATCAGTAAAACTGATTATTGTCCGTTAGCAAAGCAAGTTAGAAAACGTTTAAAATCGGAAGGAATTTCAAGTGGTGTTAAAGTTGTTTACTCTTTTGAAAGACCCGATTATGATAGTGTAAAAATGACCGATGGTTCTAACTTTAAAAAATCATTTTATGGAACCAATAGTTGGATGCCTGCTCTTTTTGGATTGCATGCAGCAGAAACAGTAGTGAAGCATTTAATAGGTAAAGTGAAAAAATAA
- a CDS encoding nucleoside triphosphate pyrophosphohydrolase family protein yields MQKQLNAVRLFHETYGLGVSEEMKADLGALKNELRFNLMKEENEEYLEAVQNNDIVEIADALGDMLYILCGTILEHGLQHKIEEVFDEIQRSNMSKLGEDGKPIYREDGKVMKGPNYFKPNFSAILK; encoded by the coding sequence ATGCAAAAACAATTAAATGCTGTAAGGTTATTTCATGAAACCTATGGTTTAGGTGTTAGTGAAGAAATGAAAGCCGATTTAGGTGCTTTAAAAAATGAACTTCGTTTTAATTTAATGAAAGAAGAAAACGAAGAATATTTAGAAGCAGTTCAAAATAATGATATTGTTGAAATTGCTGATGCACTTGGCGATATGTTGTATATTTTATGCGGAACTATTTTAGAACATGGTTTACAACATAAAATAGAAGAAGTTTTTGACGAAATTCAACGTTCTAATATGAGTAAACTTGGTGAAGACGGAAAACCTATTTACCGCGAAGATGGTAAAGTAATGAAAGGTCCAAATTATTTTAAACCAAATTTCTCAGCAATTTTAAAATAA